In Miscanthus floridulus cultivar M001 chromosome 8, ASM1932011v1, whole genome shotgun sequence, the sequence cgtagaggaagtcgactagcgcgctttcctattcagaggaaagcgtggtgccaatacGCACCACTTTGCCTTTGGAGCCGctaggtctatgaggacctccttggcgtcCTATATAGGATCGAAAGACCTGGTCAatcgcttggggtcgggtgcttcttcgatgacctcctccctgatggccgtAAGCTCTCTGGAGGCAACAATTGCCATggcgtgttcgcagcactcgacctcgcactcgtaggcgcgttggaaggaggtgccgatggtgatgaccctgcatggacccggcatcttcaacttAAGATTGGTGTAGttagggacagccatgaacttcacgtagcatggatgtcccaggatggcgtggtaggttccgtggaacccgacaacctcaaaggtaagggtctccgtccTGTAATTGGTCAAATCtctaa encodes:
- the LOC136470585 gene encoding uncharacterized protein; translation: MKRLTKVPMDGGNGLNIMYAETLDTIGIDRARIQPTGAPFHGIVPGKQAVPLGTETLTFEVVGFHGTYHAILGHPCYVKFMAVPNYTNLKLKMPGPCRVITIGTSFQRAYECEVECCEHAMAIVASRELTAIREEVIEEAPDPKRLTRSFDPI